The Elaeis guineensis isolate ETL-2024a chromosome 5, EG11, whole genome shotgun sequence DNA segment tttttttatctttagctTCTTTATTACTtagtttgagatttttttttttttagatattttttttgtctctagctccttcgccatctagtttgaagtatttttattttcttctatgatatttttatctgTGAGGATCATCGATCTTCAATTATCTTCTATTTAAATATCAATCTTCTCTTCTATAGCATTTTTATCCACGAGAATCATCGACCTTCGATCATCTTCATTTTGAGCATCAATCGTCGCTTTTGTGATATTTTGGTCTACAATGATCATCAACCTTCTACCACCTTCTTTTTGAGCATCAATCTTTTCttctatgatttttttatttataaaaaaataataactttCAAACTCAAGTTAGCATCTACGGCACTATCTTGAGTTTGAGGAGAAGTATTAGCATGACTTTAGAgatcatatattaattttttaaaaaaattttattcattttatttcataatattttttttgttagtaTAATtctacatcattttttttattaatatgattatatatcaattgttattattttttatagagattatatattaatatgtaaaatttttgagatatactgaataaaattaaaataaaaataataaattttacttTTTCTTCTCCTGTTTCTCTCTtgttttctcttctttcataaatattgTAACATACATCAAACAAGCGGTTGCCAAGCTCTTATAGAGTCCAGGCTGTCTGTAAAGCTGGTATCCTCCCTCCCCGAGGTTGGCGGGGCCACTTGCGCTCAGACGATCGCTTAGATACGTCCCATCATACGAAGTCAATGACCTCATAGATGATAACTTAGATACGGGCCCCTCGTCCCAAGTCAATAACCCTGGCACCTAGATTTTTTTGGTCCCCCTCCCCCACCACCTTAATGTCAAACTAGTGGTTGCCAAGTTCCTATCTTCACTCGTTCAACCTCCTCTCCATATGTACCTTACGATCCTTCCATCTCTTAGGTAGGGAGGTCTCTCACAAACCCTACCACCATGGCGATTGACCCCTTTCTCCTTGCCTGCGGCATCCTCTGCCTCTCCCTCCTGCTCCTCCTCCGCCACAGGCTCCGATCCACCCGCCGCCTCCCGCCGGGCCCGATCGGCTTCCCGGTGCTCGGCGCACTCCCCCTCATTGGCACTGCACCGCACTCGGCCCTCGCCGGCCTCGCCAAACGCCACGGTCCCATCATGTACCTCAAAATGGGCACCTCCAGCATCGTCGTGGCTTCGACCCCCGACGCCGCCCGCAAATTCCTCAAAACCCTCGATGTCCAGTTCGCCAACCGCCCCTCGGTCATCAGCATCAAGGACATCACCTACAACAAGCAAACGCTCGTCTTCGCCGACTACGGCGCTCGCTGGAAGCTCCTCCGCAAGCTCTGCAGCCTTCACATGCTCAGTGGCAAGGCCTTCTCCAGCTGGTCCCCGGTCCGGCAAGCTGAAGTGGGCCATCTTCTCCATACCATGTACGACTCCAGCCAGAAATCACAACCTATCGTGCTATCTGAGTTGGTTGTCTGCGCCATGGCCAACGTTATAGGACAGGTGATGCTAAGCCAGCGAGTGTTCGACTCGCAGGGCCGGGATTCGAATGAGTTCAAGGACATGGTAGTGGATCTGTTGACCGGGGGAGGGCTGTTCAACATCGGAGATTTCTTGCCGGCGGTGGCGTGGATGGACCTCCAAGGGATACAAAAGAAGCTGAGGCGATTGCATGAAAGGTTCGACGCGATGGTGACCAAGTTGTTGGAAGAGCATGCAGCCTCGGCGATGGAGAGGAAGGGGAGGCCGGACGTTTTGGATCTGATCATGGCGAATAGAGAGGATGCGGATGGTGAGACGCTGTCCGACGTCAATATCAAGGGACTTATATTTGTAAGCTCTCTTAATACTTAGCTCTTCTTAGGCTACAGCACACCCTGCACCGTGCTTGGAGTAACAAAGATATCGTGGGATTACTGATGAGGTGATATTTTTAGAAACGGAATGGTCTGCGGTACTCAAAAAGTATcgcaagatgtcatatatatatatatatatatatatatatataataaaataattatatgatatttatttaaattatttaaatatttttaaaatttatttatttattttttaatattttaacatgtacgtttatttattttttgatgtacGTCTCCGAAGCAAGCACAGCATCTTGTGATACATTTTAAGTACTGTAGAGAATTTGTTCCCATATTTTTACGGTCTTGTCGAGGCAAAAAAGTTGGCTAGTTAAGTTCACAACAAACTTAGCAAAAAAATCAGATAAGATATGGATCAAATATcagtatatccatatctatatttattttatttgataaatataaatagaaatataaattttattcggATGTAAAAAATGAATGCGGAAACAgttcaaataataaaaatatcaatataattataaatacaaGTTGGATAATGAAATTTTATAACTATAAAATTGAAGATATTATATGACCAATCAAATTAATAGCATATttgttatatattttataaaaattaataaatgttaTATAAAGTGATATAGGATTAGAGGTCGATTTAGATATTCAGATGCAAATCGGATGGTTATCTATccgtatccatattttttttttgaagatacggatatggatattagtcagaTTCTTGAATTTATCTCTATATTCAGATTGATTCATGCGGTTCTTGGTCAACTCTTATTTTATATTTGGTCCTTGTATGTTTGGCATTTTATGTTATTCAGTGTTTTAACATGCTTATGTCTGCTCTCTCTCCGCATACTTAACCATGCTATCGTATTTGATTATATCTATTTTGCatagattaaatattaaatagCTATTGAAATCACAAATTGAAAATCAGATCTCCAACCAAAGGGCATAATCTGCTCTAGAATAACAACCAAATAAAAGACCAAGTGGATTATGCCATGTCATTGTGGAAGACCCCAAAAAAGCAAAGAGAAAAATTGGGATTTgtttttacaaaaagaaaaaagcaaaGACCAAAACGTCAAACCATCACGAATAAAACATCCCGTCAATTTCAAGTGGTGAAACTAAATTTttctttaaatcaatatttctccaTCCTTTATTTTTATAAAGAAAA contains these protein-coding regions:
- the LOC105045491 gene encoding flavonoid 3',5'-hydroxylase, translating into MAIDPFLLACGILCLSLLLLLRHRLRSTRRLPPGPIGFPVLGALPLIGTAPHSALAGLAKRHGPIMYLKMGTSSIVVASTPDAARKFLKTLDVQFANRPSVISIKDITYNKQTLVFADYGARWKLLRKLCSLHMLSGKAFSSWSPVRQAEVGHLLHTMYDSSQKSQPIVLSELVVCAMANVIGQVMLSQRVFDSQGRDSNEFKDMVVDLLTGGGLFNIGDFLPAVAWMDLQGIQKKLRRLHERFDAMVTKLLEEHAASAMERKGRPDVLDLIMANREDADGETLSDVNIKGLIFDMFTAGTDTASIIIEWALAEMLKNPSILKRVQSEIDEVIGRDRRLEESDIPKLPYLQAICKEAFRKHPSTPLSLPHFSFEACEVDGYHIPENTRLLVNIWAIGRDPDVWENPLEFDPERFLSGKGAKIEPLGNDFELIPFGAGRRICAGKQAGFVMVHYILGTLVHSFDWKLPEGEELNMDEAPGLVVPKAVPLRAVVSPRLAPDLYI